Proteins encoded within one genomic window of Bacteroides sedimenti:
- a CDS encoding TonB-dependent receptor → MKKIYCLLVAIIVCQALSAQSLQIKGRIMSAALEPIEFANVILKKSDSSFVTGGMTDIKGKFSMENLKSGVYSLQISSLGFKTKNLPIADFTKDIDLGNIKIDSAAVALNEVVVSAANVINKNDRKIILPSSAQMKASSNGFNLLQQLQLKRIQVDVVRNTISASGGGEVQLRINGVKASVQEVIALRPEDILRIEHHEDPGLRYENAEAVINYITRRHESGGFISFDLNNSPHTFFSNNSFNAKVNHKKSELDLFYYGGIRDRFHMWRENSETFNYPEEKSFTRLEDGISDLFSTNWHYMHLNYNYQEPNKWFFNATVRGNLHNNPKANFQSLLYPAGNKEQGVHMTDKSSSWEHAPSLDLYFQRNLKNQQSIILNVVGTYIDTNSKRSYQEVKSNETLTNFFTNVDGNKYSLIGEGIYEKEFKAGKLSAGIKHTQSFTNNDYFSDSRITKTEMKQADTYIYTEFQGKMEKFNYSFGIGGSRSWFSQAGDGYQRYTFRPTLSLKYNFSDNSFLRYRGNIYSNPPSLSELSDVTQAIDSLQVRRGNSNLKPYTAYTNSLTYDFRKGIFSGSLMAAHWYYTKPIMEETRFVDNMFVRTKDNQKSWQKLNTEAELTISPIKDHLSVKLVTGVNYFDSKGNNYHHSYTNWYYRVEANASYKNWSAFFQAQNHENDFYGETLNYGENFHIVGLMYKHKQLCIGTYMLDPFVNDYKVGGENRNALAPSKNWKYIKESSQLFVLKISYNFSFGRKYQSAQKKLNNQDTDSGVMSGSK, encoded by the coding sequence ATGAAAAAGATATATTGTTTATTAGTTGCAATAATTGTTTGCCAGGCTTTATCAGCCCAGTCATTACAAATTAAAGGGCGAATTATGTCAGCAGCTCTCGAACCAATTGAGTTCGCAAATGTAATTCTAAAAAAAAGCGACTCTAGCTTTGTCACTGGAGGAATGACCGACATTAAAGGAAAATTCAGCATGGAGAATCTTAAATCAGGTGTTTATAGTCTTCAAATTTCAAGCCTTGGATTTAAAACAAAAAATCTTCCAATAGCCGATTTTACTAAAGATATTGATTTAGGTAACATTAAAATAGACTCAGCAGCAGTAGCACTTAATGAAGTGGTGGTAAGCGCCGCCAATGTTATTAACAAAAATGACAGAAAAATTATCCTTCCCTCTTCGGCCCAGATGAAAGCTTCAAGCAACGGATTCAATCTTTTGCAGCAGTTACAGCTTAAGCGTATTCAGGTGGATGTAGTAAGAAATACCATTAGTGCGTCGGGAGGAGGAGAAGTTCAGCTCCGGATTAATGGAGTAAAAGCCAGTGTCCAGGAGGTGATAGCATTGCGTCCTGAAGATATTCTTCGCATTGAGCATCACGAAGATCCGGGATTACGTTATGAAAACGCCGAAGCTGTAATCAATTATATTACTCGTCGACACGAGAGCGGAGGTTTTATTTCCTTCGATTTGAATAACTCTCCCCATACTTTCTTCAGCAACAACAGCTTTAATGCTAAAGTCAATCACAAAAAATCAGAACTGGATTTATTCTATTACGGAGGCATCAGAGACAGATTTCATATGTGGAGAGAAAACTCCGAGACCTTTAATTACCCTGAAGAAAAGAGCTTTACACGTTTAGAAGACGGAATTTCAGATCTTTTTTCCACGAACTGGCACTACATGCACCTGAATTATAATTATCAGGAACCAAACAAATGGTTCTTCAATGCCACGGTTCGAGGCAATCTTCACAATAACCCTAAAGCTAATTTTCAAAGTTTGCTTTATCCGGCAGGAAATAAAGAGCAAGGAGTACACATGACCGATAAATCATCAAGCTGGGAACACGCGCCATCACTTGATCTCTATTTCCAACGTAACCTCAAAAATCAACAATCAATTATACTGAACGTAGTAGGAACTTATATAGATACAAACTCCAAAAGATCTTATCAGGAAGTAAAAAGCAATGAAACTCTGACCAACTTCTTTACGAACGTGGATGGAAACAAATATTCACTCATTGGCGAGGGTATTTACGAAAAGGAGTTTAAAGCCGGAAAATTAAGCGCAGGGATAAAACACACCCAAAGTTTCACTAATAATGACTATTTTTCGGATAGCAGAATAACGAAAACTGAGATGAAACAAGCTGATACATATATATACACTGAATTTCAGGGGAAAATGGAGAAGTTTAATTATTCTTTCGGGATAGGCGGTTCACGGTCATGGTTCAGTCAGGCTGGCGATGGATACCAACGATACACATTCCGACCTACCTTAAGCCTAAAATACAATTTCAGTGATAACTCTTTTCTTCGTTACCGAGGAAACATATACAGTAACCCGCCTTCATTATCTGAATTAAGTGATGTGACACAGGCTATTGATTCATTACAAGTTCGCAGAGGGAACAGCAATCTGAAACCATATACAGCTTATACCAATTCGCTGACTTACGATTTCCGCAAAGGGATATTCAGTGGGAGTTTAATGGCCGCACATTGGTATTACACCAAACCCATTATGGAAGAAACACGGTTTGTAGATAATATGTTTGTCCGTACCAAAGACAATCAAAAAAGTTGGCAAAAACTGAACACGGAGGCAGAGCTCACAATCAGTCCGATTAAGGACCATCTTTCCGTGAAGTTGGTAACCGGAGTCAACTACTTTGATAGTAAGGGAAACAACTATCACCATAGTTATACAAATTGGTATTATAGAGTAGAGGCGAATGCTTCTTACAAAAACTGGTCAGCTTTCTTCCAGGCGCAGAATCACGAAAACGATTTTTATGGAGAGACTCTAAATTATGGTGAAAACTTCCACATTGTTGGTTTGATGTACAAGCACAAGCAATTATGCATTGGAACATATATGCTTGACCCATTTGTAAACGATTACAAAGTTGGAGGTGAAAACAGAAACGCTTTAGCTCCTTCCAAAAACTGGAAATATATTAAGGAAAGTTCGCAATTGTTTGTGCTTAAGATATCCTACAATTTCAGCTTCGGTCGAAAATATCAATCGGCACAAAAGAAATTAAATAACCAGGATACTGACTCTGGTGTAATGAGTGGAAGTAAATAA
- the rpsB gene encoding 30S ribosomal protein S2 has protein sequence MSRTNFDNLLEAGCHFGHLRRKWNPAMAPYIFMERNGIHIIDLHKTVAKVEEAAEALKQIAKSGKKVLFVATKKQAKQVVAEKAASVNMPYVIERWPGGMLTNFPTIRKAVKKMATIDKLTNDGTYSNLSKREVLQISRQRAKLDKNLGSIADLTRLPSALFVVDVMKENIAVREANRLGIPVFAIVDTNSDPSNIDFVIPANDDATKSIEVILEACCTAMSEGLEERKAEKIDMEAAGEAPANKGKRKSAAKARLDKNDEEAINAAKAAAFLKDDEEA, from the coding sequence ATGTCAAGAACAAATTTTGATAATTTATTAGAAGCCGGTTGTCACTTCGGACACTTAAGAAGAAAGTGGAACCCTGCTATGGCTCCTTATATTTTCATGGAACGTAATGGTATCCACATTATCGATCTCCACAAAACTGTTGCAAAAGTTGAAGAAGCTGCTGAAGCTTTGAAGCAAATTGCTAAATCAGGAAAGAAAGTACTTTTTGTTGCTACTAAAAAACAAGCAAAACAGGTGGTTGCTGAAAAAGCAGCTTCTGTTAATATGCCTTATGTAATCGAGCGCTGGCCAGGTGGTATGTTGACTAACTTCCCAACTATCCGTAAGGCTGTAAAGAAGATGGCTACTATCGACAAATTGACTAACGATGGTACATATTCAAACCTTTCTAAAAGAGAAGTTCTTCAAATTTCTCGTCAACGTGCTAAGTTGGACAAGAACTTAGGTTCAATCGCCGACTTGACTCGTCTTCCTTCTGCACTGTTTGTTGTAGATGTAATGAAGGAAAATATTGCAGTTCGTGAAGCTAATCGTTTAGGTATTCCAGTATTTGCTATCGTTGATACAAACTCTGATCCTTCAAACATCGATTTCGTGATCCCTGCAAATGATGACGCTACAAAATCTATCGAAGTGATCCTGGAAGCTTGCTGCACTGCAATGAGCGAAGGTCTCGAAGAAAGAAAAGCTGAAAAGATTGATATGGAAGCGGCTGGTGAAGCTCCTGCAAACAAGGGAAAGAGAAAATCGGCTGCTAAAGCACGATTGGACAAAAACGATGAGGAAGCAATCAATGCTGCTAAAGCTGCTGCTTTCTTGAAAGATGATGAAGAAGCTTAA
- the asnS gene encoding asparagine--tRNA ligase, with amino-acid sequence MEKISRTRVVDVLKMDCFGKIVNVKGWVRTRRGSKQVNFIALNDGSTINNIQIVIDINKFGEEFLKPITTGACISVNGELVESMGQGQAAELHANEIEILGTADPNTYPLQKKGHSMEFLREIAHLRPRTNTFGAVFRIRHNMAIAIHKFFHERGFFYFHTPIITASDCEGAGQMFQVTTMNLYDLKKNEDGSINYDNDFFGKQASLTVSGQLEGELAAMSMGSIYTFGPTFRAENSNTPRHLAEFWMIEPEVAFNEIEENMQLAEDFIKYCVKWALDNCMEDIQFLNNMFDKELVSRLEFVLEHEFVRLPYTDGIRILEEAVANGHKFEFPIYWGADLASEHERYLVEDHFKRPVILTDYPKEIKSFYMKQNDDGKTVRAMDVLFPKIGEIIGGSQREEDYDKLSKRAEEMGVPTKDIWWYLDTRRFGTAPHSGFGLGFERLLLFVTGMTNIRDVIPFPRTPRNAEF; translated from the coding sequence ATGGAAAAGATTAGTAGAACAAGAGTTGTTGATGTCCTGAAGATGGATTGCTTCGGGAAAATTGTCAACGTGAAGGGATGGGTCAGAACTCGCCGGGGCAGTAAACAAGTAAACTTTATCGCCTTAAACGACGGTTCTACCATCAATAATATTCAGATTGTAATTGATATAAATAAATTTGGAGAAGAATTCCTGAAACCGATCACTACAGGAGCTTGTATCAGTGTAAACGGAGAGCTTGTGGAGTCGATGGGACAAGGGCAGGCAGCTGAGCTTCACGCAAATGAAATTGAAATACTTGGTACTGCCGATCCAAACACTTATCCTTTGCAGAAAAAGGGACATTCTATGGAGTTTCTTCGTGAAATTGCACACCTTCGTCCACGTACAAATACGTTTGGTGCGGTGTTCAGAATTCGCCATAATATGGCTATTGCAATTCATAAATTCTTCCATGAACGTGGTTTTTTCTATTTTCATACGCCGATTATCACTGCATCCGATTGTGAAGGTGCTGGACAGATGTTCCAGGTAACTACGATGAATCTGTATGATTTGAAGAAAAATGAAGATGGGTCTATCAATTACGATAACGATTTCTTCGGAAAACAAGCTAGTTTGACTGTGTCAGGGCAGCTGGAAGGAGAACTTGCTGCAATGTCCATGGGGTCAATTTATACCTTTGGTCCTACTTTCCGTGCAGAAAATTCAAATACTCCCCGTCACTTGGCCGAATTCTGGATGATTGAACCAGAAGTTGCCTTCAATGAAATTGAAGAAAATATGCAGTTGGCGGAAGACTTTATTAAATATTGTGTGAAATGGGCATTGGATAACTGCATGGAAGATATTCAATTCCTGAACAATATGTTTGATAAAGAACTAGTTTCACGCCTGGAATTTGTTCTTGAACATGAATTTGTGCGCCTGCCTTATACCGATGGTATCAGAATTCTTGAAGAGGCTGTTGCTAACGGTCATAAATTTGAATTCCCGATATATTGGGGTGCAGACCTCGCTTCTGAGCACGAACGCTATTTGGTTGAGGATCATTTTAAACGCCCGGTAATTTTAACTGATTATCCGAAAGAGATAAAATCGTTCTATATGAAACAGAACGATGATGGCAAGACTGTTCGTGCGATGGATGTATTATTCCCGAAAATTGGAGAGATTATAGGTGGATCACAGCGCGAGGAAGATTATGATAAATTGTCGAAAAGGGCTGAAGAGATGGGAGTGCCAACCAAAGATATCTGGTGGTACCTCGATACCCGACGCTTCGGTACTGCTCCTCACTCAGGTTTTGGACTAGGATTTGAGCGTTTGTTGCTCTTTGTAACCGGAATGACCAATATCCGCGACGTGATTCCTTTCCCGAGAACACCTCGCAATGCAGAGTTTTAA
- the rpsI gene encoding 30S ribosomal protein S9, whose amino-acid sequence MEVVNALGRRKRAIARVFVSEGTGKITINKRDLAKYFPSTILQYVVKQPLNKLGAAEKYDIKVNLYGGGFTGQSQALRLAIARALVKINPEDKKALRSEGFMTRDPRSVERKKPGQPKARRRFQFSKR is encoded by the coding sequence ATGGAAGTAGTAAATGCATTAGGCAGACGTAAACGCGCAATTGCTCGCGTATTCGTAAGCGAAGGTACCGGAAAGATTACTATTAACAAGAGAGACCTTGCAAAGTACTTTCCATCAACCATTCTTCAATATGTTGTAAAACAACCATTGAACAAATTAGGTGCAGCTGAGAAGTATGACATCAAGGTTAATTTGTACGGTGGTGGTTTCACAGGACAATCACAAGCTCTGCGTTTAGCAATTGCTCGTGCTCTTGTGAAAATCAACCCTGAAGATAAGAAGGCTCTTCGTTCTGAAGGCTTCATGACACGCGATCCACGTTCTGTTGAACGTAAGAAACCGGGTCAACCAAAAGCTCGTAGAAGATTCCAGTTCAGTAAACGTTAA
- a CDS encoding pseudouridine synthase, producing the protein MSTDRENWRDSNNDDRSASRDGNKSFNREGFGRRDDSRPSFNSRFNREGGDRPRFNREGGDRPRPSFNREGGDRSRFNREGGDRPRFNREGGDRPRPSFNREGGDRPRPSFNREGGDRPRYNREGGDRPRPSFNREGGDRPRPSFNREGGDRPRFNREGGDRPYRPSFNREDKPWRRNENQEGENGNRPRFRRPDSNYGGPSIQREGDDRPRRPRFSTGEGRSQSFARPIRRRTDDYDPNAKYSEKKRIQYKEQFTDPNEPIRLNKYLANAGVCSRREADEFISAGVVSVNGEVVTELGTKVKRSDVVKFHDQTVSIEGKVYVLLNKPKDCVTTSDDPQARLTVMDLVKGACTERIYPVGRLDRNTTGVLLLTNDGDLASKLTHPQYLKKKIYHVYLDKNVTKHDMEQIAAGVTLDDGEIHADAISYATENDKDQVGIEIHSGKNRIVRRIFESLGYKVIKLDRVFFAGLTKKGLRRGEWRYLTEQEVNMLRMGAFE; encoded by the coding sequence ATGAGCACAGACAGAGAAAATTGGCGAGATTCTAACAATGATGATAGAAGCGCCAGCCGTGATGGTAATAAGTCATTTAACAGAGAGGGCTTTGGCCGTCGTGATGACAGTAGACCTTCTTTTAACAGTAGATTTAACCGTGAAGGGGGAGATCGCCCACGTTTCAACCGTGAAGGTGGTGACAGACCACGTCCTTCTTTTAACCGTGAAGGTGGTGATCGTTCACGCTTCAATCGTGAAGGCGGTGACAGGCCACGTTTCAATCGTGAGGGGGGTGATAGACCACGTCCTTCTTTCAATCGTGAGGGTGGTGACAGACCGCGTCCTTCTTTTAATCGTGAAGGTGGCGACCGTCCACGCTATAATCGTGAAGGTGGTGATAGACCACGCCCTTCCTTCAATCGCGAAGGTGGTGATCGTCCACGTCCTTCTTTCAATCGTGAGGGTGGTGATAGACCACGCTTTAACCGCGAAGGAGGTGACAGACCTTATCGTCCGTCATTCAATCGCGAAGATAAGCCCTGGAGAAGAAATGAAAATCAGGAGGGTGAAAACGGAAATCGTCCTAGATTCCGTCGACCAGACAGCAATTACGGAGGCCCATCTATCCAAAGAGAGGGAGATGACAGGCCACGTCGTCCAAGATTCTCCACAGGTGAAGGCAGATCGCAATCTTTTGCCCGTCCAATCCGTAGAAGAACAGATGATTATGATCCGAACGCTAAGTACAGCGAAAAGAAACGGATTCAATATAAAGAACAATTTACAGATCCGAACGAACCAATTCGACTTAACAAATACCTGGCTAATGCTGGAGTTTGTTCTCGTCGTGAAGCTGATGAGTTTATCTCAGCCGGAGTTGTGTCTGTAAATGGAGAAGTAGTAACTGAACTTGGAACCAAAGTGAAGCGCAGCGATGTGGTTAAATTCCATGATCAAACTGTGAGCATTGAGGGTAAGGTTTATGTTTTGCTTAACAAACCAAAAGATTGTGTGACAACATCTGATGATCCTCAGGCAAGACTAACAGTGATGGATTTAGTGAAAGGAGCCTGCACAGAGAGAATTTATCCGGTTGGTCGCCTTGACCGTAACACTACCGGTGTGCTGCTGCTTACAAACGATGGCGATTTGGCATCTAAACTAACTCATCCTCAGTATTTAAAGAAGAAAATTTATCATGTTTATCTGGATAAAAATGTAACTAAACATGATATGGAGCAGATTGCCGCTGGTGTTACACTTGATGACGGTGAGATCCATGCTGATGCAATTAGCTATGCAACAGAAAACGATAAGGACCAAGTGGGAATTGAAATTCACTCAGGAAAGAATCGTATTGTTCGCCGTATATTCGAATCACTAGGATATAAAGTTATAAAACTGGACCGCGTATTCTTTGCCGGTCTTACCAAAAAAGGACTTCGTCGTGGCGAATGGAGATATCTTACTGAACAGGAAGTGAATATGCTTCGCATGGGTGCTTTTGAATAA
- the rplM gene encoding 50S ribosomal protein L13, with the protein MDTLSYKTISANKATATKEWVVVDATDQVLGRLGAKVAKLLRGKYKPNFTPHVDCGDNVIIINADKVKLTGNKWNDRVYLSYTGYPGGQREITPARLIARPNGEDKLLRKVVKGMLPKNKLGAKLLGNMYVYAGSEHKHAAQNPKSIDINLLK; encoded by the coding sequence GTGGATACTTTAAGTTATAAGACCATTTCTGCAAACAAAGCAACCGCAACAAAGGAATGGGTCGTAGTTGATGCGACAGACCAGGTGTTGGGACGCTTAGGTGCAAAAGTTGCCAAACTGTTGAGAGGTAAGTACAAACCAAACTTCACTCCTCACGTAGACTGTGGTGACAATGTAATTATTATCAATGCCGACAAGGTGAAGTTGACAGGAAACAAATGGAATGACAGAGTTTATTTGTCATATACAGGCTACCCTGGTGGTCAGAGAGAAATAACTCCTGCCCGTTTGATCGCAAGACCTAATGGTGAAGACAAGTTATTGAGAAAAGTAGTAAAGGGTATGCTTCCTAAAAATAAATTAGGTGCAAAGCTTTTAGGTAACATGTACGTTTACGCAGGAAGCGAACACAAACATGCTGCACAGAACCCTAAGTCAATTGATATTAACTTACTTAAATAA
- the purB gene encoding adenylosuccinate lyase — MKLDLLTAISPIDGRYRGKAEALASYFSEFALIKYRVQVEVEYFITLCELPLPQLKGVGTEVFESLRNIYRNFSETDAQRIKDIEGVTNHDVKAVEYFLKEEFDKLGGLDEYKEFIHFGLTSQDINNTSVPLSVKEALQNAYYPLVEELIAQLKQYADDWSEVSMLAKTHGQPASPTRLGKEVMVFAYRLERQLAVLKACPVTAKFGGATGNYNAHHVAYPSIDWKAFGNSFVSEKLGLEREEYTTQISNYDNLSAIFDAMKRINTIMIDMNRDFWMYISMEYFKQKIKAGEVGSSAMPHKVNPIDFENAEGNLGIATAILDHLSSKLPVSRLQRDLTDSTVLRNVGVPFGHIIIAIQSSLKGLRKLILNETAIYNDLDNCWSVVAEAIQTILRREAYPNPYEALKALTRTNQAITESSIKDFIEGLDVSEEIKKELRRITPHSYTGV; from the coding sequence ATGAAACTTGATTTACTTACGGCGATCTCACCGATTGATGGCCGATATAGGGGCAAAGCTGAAGCTTTGGCTTCTTACTTTTCTGAATTTGCATTGATTAAATATCGTGTGCAGGTAGAGGTGGAGTATTTTATCACCTTGTGTGAACTGCCGTTACCGCAATTGAAAGGTGTTGGTACCGAAGTATTTGAATCTTTGAGAAATATCTATCGTAATTTTTCTGAGACTGATGCACAACGAATTAAAGATATTGAAGGTGTTACAAATCACGATGTGAAGGCTGTTGAATACTTCTTGAAAGAGGAGTTTGACAAACTGGGTGGTCTGGATGAGTATAAAGAGTTTATACATTTCGGATTGACTTCGCAGGACATTAACAACACATCTGTTCCATTATCAGTAAAAGAAGCATTGCAAAATGCATATTATCCATTAGTGGAAGAGTTGATAGCACAATTGAAGCAATATGCTGACGACTGGTCGGAAGTTTCCATGCTTGCGAAAACTCATGGACAACCTGCTTCGCCAACCCGTTTGGGTAAGGAGGTTATGGTGTTTGCTTATCGTCTGGAACGTCAGTTGGCTGTATTGAAAGCATGTCCAGTAACAGCTAAATTTGGTGGAGCAACCGGCAATTACAATGCGCATCATGTGGCTTATCCGTCTATTGACTGGAAAGCTTTTGGAAATAGCTTTGTTTCAGAAAAGTTGGGATTGGAGCGTGAAGAATATACAACCCAGATTTCAAACTACGATAACTTATCGGCTATTTTTGACGCGATGAAACGTATCAATACAATTATGATTGATATGAACCGTGACTTCTGGATGTATATCTCTATGGAATATTTCAAGCAGAAAATTAAAGCCGGCGAAGTTGGATCAAGTGCAATGCCTCACAAGGTAAACCCGATTGATTTTGAAAATGCAGAAGGAAATCTTGGAATTGCAACTGCCATTCTTGATCATTTATCTTCTAAGTTGCCGGTTTCCCGTCTACAACGCGATTTGACTGATTCAACGGTGCTCCGTAATGTAGGCGTTCCATTTGGGCATATTATAATTGCAATTCAGAGTTCATTGAAGGGATTGCGTAAGTTAATCCTGAATGAAACAGCTATATATAATGATTTGGATAACTGCTGGAGTGTAGTGGCTGAGGCTATTCAGACCATTCTTCGCAGAGAAGCATATCCAAATCCGTATGAAGCGCTTAAAGCTCTGACGAGAACCAATCAGGCTATCACTGAATCTTCAATTAAAGATTTTATCGAGGGGCTTGATGTGAGCGAAGAGATTAAGAAAGAGTTAAGACGTATAACACCTCATAGTTATACAGGAGTTTAA
- the tsf gene encoding translation elongation factor Ts, giving the protein MAVTMADITHLRKMTGAGMMDCKNALTEAEGDFDKAIEIIRKKGQAVAAKRSDREASEGCVIAKAAGEFAAVIALKCETDFVAKNADFVALTNEILDLAIANKCASLDEVKALPLGKGTVADAVTDRSGITGEKMELDGYGVVEGSSTAIYIHPGNRLATAVSFNIAGVDAQVAHEVAMQIAAMNPIAVNEEGVPADILAREKEIAADKAREEGKPENLIERIAQGRIAKFYKEVCLLEQEYVKDPKVTVAQYLKSVNKDLTVLNFKRFTLNAD; this is encoded by the coding sequence ATGGCTGTAACAATGGCAGATATTACCCACCTGCGTAAAATGACAGGTGCCGGTATGATGGATTGCAAGAATGCTTTAACAGAAGCAGAAGGCGATTTTGACAAGGCAATTGAAATTATTCGTAAAAAAGGACAGGCTGTTGCTGCAAAACGTTCTGATCGTGAAGCTTCAGAAGGTTGTGTAATAGCAAAAGCTGCAGGCGAATTTGCTGCAGTTATCGCATTGAAATGTGAAACAGACTTCGTTGCAAAGAATGCAGATTTCGTTGCTTTGACTAACGAAATCCTTGATCTTGCTATCGCAAATAAATGTGCTTCTCTTGACGAAGTAAAAGCTCTTCCTCTTGGTAAAGGAACAGTTGCTGATGCTGTTACTGACAGAAGCGGTATTACTGGAGAAAAAATGGAATTGGATGGATACGGTGTTGTAGAAGGTTCTTCTACTGCAATCTATATTCACCCGGGAAACCGTTTGGCTACTGCAGTTTCTTTCAATATTGCTGGCGTTGATGCACAAGTTGCTCACGAAGTTGCAATGCAGATAGCTGCAATGAACCCTATCGCAGTAAACGAAGAAGGTGTTCCTGCTGACATTCTGGCTCGTGAAAAAGAAATCGCAGCTGACAAAGCACGTGAAGAAGGTAAACCTGAAAACCTGATCGAACGTATCGCTCAAGGTCGTATTGCTAAGTTCTACAAAGAAGTTTGCTTGTTGGAACAGGAATACGTGAAAGATCCTAAGGTTACTGTTGCTCAGTATCTGAAGAGCGTAAACAAAGATCTGACAGTGCTTAACTTCAAACGTTTCACTTTGAACGCAGACTAA
- a CDS encoding translation initiation factor, producing the protein MKKNDWKDRLNIVYSTNPDFNYEEDNDEEKATIDPAKQNLRVSIDKKNRGGKVVTLITGFIGTEEDLKELGKFLKTKCGVGGAAKDGEIIIQGDFKLKIIELLKKEGYTKTKPVG; encoded by the coding sequence ATGAAAAAGAATGATTGGAAAGACCGTTTGAACATTGTCTATTCAACCAACCCTGACTTCAATTATGAAGAAGATAACGACGAAGAAAAGGCGACTATAGATCCTGCAAAGCAAAACCTCAGAGTTTCGATTGATAAGAAAAACAGAGGTGGAAAAGTAGTAACATTAATTACCGGATTTATTGGCACAGAAGAAGACCTGAAAGAACTGGGTAAATTTCTGAAAACAAAATGCGGAGTGGGTGGTGCGGCCAAAGATGGTGAAATTATCATTCAGGGAGATTTCAAGCTCAAAATTATTGAGCTATTGAAGAAGGAAGGATATACCAAGACAAAACCTGTTGGATAG
- a CDS encoding MFS transporter, which translates to MSIQREYSSPFIYLILVLPYGISGGFTGVTLPFLLVKNGFTVSTAAVVTALAVFSNVWRFLWGPMTDLSLTLHKWYIIGITSSSFTLLLFCFVPLTLSCKAIIMVLAFVSSTASTFIVSPVGGFMAKTVKKERKGMASGCSQAANLAGVGIGGGAGLWLSNHFSYQVAIIVLVLAILFCTFALYYVPSVNAVSDKKILERIKLIGVDIKELVHSPVSLFSSIIIFTPIGVGAAQFLWSSVAKDWSVNPDLVALISGTMFGIASGLGGLFGGYISDKYGRWSAYFGSGASLAVITLLMGISDFVQSSYIIGVLTYGFMCGVNCAAYSTIILHAIGHGLAATKYALLSSIGNIPLAYMTAIDGWLHDYGGVKMMLFGETLIGFFFILIFLSIMQHYKIHKISI; encoded by the coding sequence ATGTCAATCCAACGAGAGTATTCAAGCCCATTTATCTATTTGATTCTTGTTTTGCCATATGGAATTAGTGGTGGTTTTACAGGTGTAACTTTGCCATTCTTGCTAGTGAAAAATGGATTTACAGTTTCAACAGCAGCTGTTGTTACGGCCTTGGCTGTATTTTCGAATGTGTGGCGTTTTCTTTGGGGGCCAATGACTGATTTATCTTTAACTTTGCATAAATGGTATATCATCGGAATTACTTCAAGTTCTTTTACTTTATTATTATTTTGTTTTGTCCCTCTTACTCTGAGTTGTAAAGCAATAATAATGGTTCTTGCTTTTGTATCATCAACAGCATCTACGTTTATTGTGTCGCCTGTAGGTGGATTTATGGCAAAAACCGTGAAAAAAGAACGGAAGGGTATGGCTTCAGGTTGCTCTCAGGCTGCTAATTTAGCAGGAGTTGGAATTGGTGGTGGGGCCGGTTTATGGCTTTCTAATCATTTTTCGTATCAGGTGGCTATTATTGTACTTGTTTTGGCAATACTCTTTTGTACTTTTGCTCTTTATTATGTACCATCTGTAAACGCGGTATCGGATAAAAAGATACTAGAAAGAATAAAGCTTATTGGTGTTGATATTAAGGAACTTGTTCATTCTCCTGTTTCTTTGTTTTCTTCCATAATAATCTTTACCCCAATAGGTGTAGGAGCAGCTCAATTTCTTTGGTCCTCAGTAGCAAAGGATTGGTCTGTGAATCCTGATCTGGTAGCGCTTATCTCCGGAACAATGTTTGGAATTGCCAGCGGATTGGGGGGACTGTTTGGAGGTTATATTTCTGATAAGTATGGCCGATGGAGTGCTTATTTTGGTTCTGGTGCTTCTTTGGCTGTAATAACGCTTTTAATGGGTATATCTGACTTCGTTCAGTCTTCATACATAATAGGGGTTTTGACTTATGGCTTTATGTGTGGTGTAAACTGTGCAGCATACTCCACAATTATTTTACATGCTATTGGTCATGGACTTGCTGCTACCAAATATGCATTACTGTCTTCAATTGGTAATATTCCGCTTGCATATATGACGGCCATTGACGGATGGCTACATGATTATGGAGGTGTTAAAATGATGCTTTTTGGAGAGACCTTGATTGGATTTTTCTTTATCCTGATTTTTTTATCTATTATGCAGCACTACAAAATTCATAAAATAAGCATATAA